Proteins encoded together in one Chaetodon auriga isolate fChaAug3 chromosome 20, fChaAug3.hap1, whole genome shotgun sequence window:
- the ngfrb gene encoding nerve growth factor receptor b: MNSAFIAVLLGVVGALANQEDCSSAQYTTSGECCVQCQPGEGVVKPCGATQTVCAPCLDSETFSENFSHTEKCQPCTVCTGLRRMKAPCTDSNDATCVCNYGFFLNELSQRCEPCTKCPEGQGMLYSCDFDHDTVCEECNGDTYSDQESSREPCIPCTTCDEGETLHPCTSITDTICQVTYPSVSPTLFSMPPYDDFSPDGPPPEVPIESTTTTTTTTTNGDSQERLYDGLNDKLIPIYCSILAAVVVGLVAFIIFKRWNSCKQNKQGANNCTANQNQTPSPEGEKLHSDSGISVDSQSLQEQQAQNQAHTVVTMDEEPCLLLPLHTREKVEKLLFRGSEGDDCNHMDDSDWCNLAGLLGYEEERIATFRQEEHPVRALLSDWASKDCASIDTLCTALRKINRDDIAQSLVLSPTAAKPTATSVV, from the exons ATGAATTCCGCTTTCATAGCAGTGTTACTTGGCGTG GTTGGAGCTCTGGCCAATCAGGAGGATTGTTCGTCGGCCCAGTATACGACCAGTGGAGAATGCTGCGTGCAGTGCCAGCCCGGCGAGGGCGTCGTCAAGCCATGTGGAGCCACACAGACTGTCTGCGCCCCCTGCCTTGACA GTGAAACCTTCTCAGAAAACTTcagtcacacagagaaatgCCAGCCCTGCACAGTGTGCACAGGTCTGCGCCGCATGAAGGCGCCCTGCACGGACTCCAACGATGCCACCTGTGTGTGCAACTATGGCTTCTTTCTGAATGAGCTGTCACAGCGGTGTGAACCCTGCACCAAATGTCCTGAAGGCCAGGGCATGCTGTACAGCTGTGACTTTGACCACGACACGGTGTGCGAGGAGTGCAACGGGGACACTTACTCAGACCAGGAAAGTTCTCGGGAGCCCTGCATCCCCTGCACCACCTGTGATGAGGGGGAAACATTACATCCCTGCACCTCTATCACTGACACCATTTGTCAAG TTACCTACCCTTCAGTGTCTCCCACGCTCTTCTCCATGCCCCCCTATGATGACTTTTCACCAGATGGCCCCCCACCAGAAGTCCCTATAGagagcaccaccaccaccaccaccactaccactaACGGCGATTCCCAGGAGCGCCTCTACGATGGTCTGAATGACAAACTCATACCCATCTACTGCTCCATCCTGGCAGCAGTTGTGGTTGGCCTCGTGGCCTTCATCATCTTCAAGAG gTGGAACAGCTGTAAGCAGAACAAGCAAGGAGCCAACAACTGCACAGCCAACCAGAACCAGACGCCGTCACCTGAGGGAGAGAAGCTGCACAGCGACAGCGGCATTTCTGTGGACAGCCAAagtctgcaggagcagcaggccCAGAATCAGGCACATACAG TTGTCACCATGGATGAGGAGCCTTGTTTGCTCCTTCCTCTCCACACCAGAGAGAAAGTAGAGAAGCTGCTATTCAGGGGCAGCGAAGGAGACGACTGCAACCACATGGACGACAGCGACTGGTGCAACCTGGCAGGCCTCCTGGGATACGAGGAGGAGCGGATCGCGACCTTCCGGCAGGAAGAGCATCCCGTCCGCGCGCTCCTGTCTGACTGGGCGAGCAAGGACTGCGCCAGCATCGACACGTTGTGCACGGCGCTGCGCAAGATCAACCGCGATGACATCGCCCAGAGTCTGGTGCTAAGCCCCACCGCTGCAAAGCCGACAGCCACATCTGTCGTGTGA